In the Triticum aestivum cultivar Chinese Spring chromosome 2B, IWGSC CS RefSeq v2.1, whole genome shotgun sequence genome, TCCATGCAAAGCTCCCACAATCATCCGCTCCATCTCAGCGTAAGAATCATGCTCGCACGTTACCTGTCAACTATATTAGTTCATTGCGTATGTGTGTAGCCATGCTTTAGTTTTAGTAATTGTTTGATATTACAGTTTGGTTACCCTTTTCTGCTTTGTTAGAAAAAACATGTCCAGCTACAGAAAAGGAGTTTGTATCCAGCTTGACCTCCATAGCAGGAAGATTTTAGTAATCATTCTATCAATGTTCTATTAATGGACAGAGGAGGAGAGCAATGGAAATAACACCCCGTCGCGGTCCTGGTGCTTCTCTCCGTGGGCTCGCTTGCTCACCTCGGCGTTTGCGGCTTCTACAGGTACGTACTAGACGACTAccattgtttttgttttctattgaCAGTTTGATCGCTCCATCAATCCTTCTAGAGGGTCTTGACAGGAAGGACTGAGCAGCCACTGTGCTGGAGTAGACTGTGTGACAGGTTTTTACCTCTCTCTCCTACCCGTGATTGGTTTCTTTGGTGAAGAAAGCATCACCATCTTTCAATACATACTAGATGCTTGTATGTCTACATGGTACAAGAATGAAGATTAACCATTAAATATCTTGATTCAGAGTGAGACAAGGGTGAAACAGAATAACCTCATTTTGTGGTGAGTTCTCCTAAAGATTTTAATGAGCAGACATCGGTTGATGATAGAGGCTTTGTTAAGCTTGTTTTGATCCAAATCCAATAATAAAATTTGATCAATTCCTCTATAATCTacggaagttgcatatatttgtcAGGAATAATCAGCTTGATTGATAatttatatttttcattttgcagtttGTATCTGGTGAAACTTTATAGGCCAGTTAACATACATATAGAAATAGTGTCATTTTCCTTTTAAAAAAAGATTAGCGTTGCATGTTGATAGTAGCATTGGCCAATAATTTCACACCGAAAAGAATCTAAGATGAGACAGAAGCAGATGGACTGCAAGCTATAACTGAGTAGTGCACAACGACAGATAAACTAACGAATACAAACTCTTATTTATTTTGTAAGTGTTGCAACACATGGGCTTGTAATTCATGGTTCGTACAACGGCCGTAGCAACACATGGTCATATTTTTATCAAAAACTGTGGCTGCAAAACCAGGGTTCAAAATGAACATCCATTCCATTGAATCGTGGGTACAACATGAGGCATCTGTCTCTGATGTGTTGTTACTTTGGTAGATAATATGTactgtgcgtgcgtgcatgtgttgATAAGTAGCAGATTTGCTTGGCCGCCTGTGACACTCATGTCAAATCCTTGACATTTCTGGGGTTATACAAGCATCATGTTTTCTAAGGTTTTGTTTTCCCGGCATCCATCTCTTCCATGGCAAGCAGCACAAGTTTATTTGTTTGTAAATTAAGCAGTCTGGTAGATTTGGAAAGGAGGAACAGGGTACTGAACTTCTATATATATCTGCATAAGGTACATCCCAGTTAAgcagatttgtttttatgttcTGAACAGGGTACTGAACTTGGTAATTTTACCTTTCTGTTATGAATTGCAGATTTGCAAGAATATTATGTTATGTAAGAACATGGCGGTGCAATCACCCGAGGTGAAGAAGCTCCGTCACCTACCTCTACCTCCTCCACTAGGCTGACAAGCACAACTGCTGACAACTGATAAGTATGCTAATCCACCCTCATCTGCATCGCCTCCTCCCAGCCCGTGGTTTATTACTTGGAGCATGTTGTTCTTTTATCATATACACAAATCTGTCCATGCTTAAATGTGGTCATTAGATTGTGGAACAGGAGAAACAATATAGTGTTATTTAGCAGATGCGAACCTGTCCATGCTTGATTTGGACCAAGAATTACTGGTGTTGCCTATTTGGTatgtaaacatatttttttggatgtcacagaaaattaccatgctactaCATAGGTTTGAATCAAACAAATTAAATTTGGAATAGGATCCCTGAAAGTAATAAAGCGCTTCTTGAATGCATGGAAACAAAAGTTAGATATCTCAGAGGTACTATGTCATATATTCTGAAAGTGGCGCACATGGATATGTATATTCTTGTTTAGCTTTATGTTCTATTTCTGTTGTACATTCTATTTCTGTTGTACATGCTCCAAAAGTAAATGTGTTATTCTGAAAGGAGATGAAGTGAATTGTCTTCTACTGCAACCAATGGACATTTCATTCTACACATATGTCCTGATATTGTAGTGCCACTTGATTTCCTTCAAAATTTCAGTACCAATTGAGCAATATTGGGCTTTCCTTTTTCCTATATTAAGTAGTGATCATGGAGTCAAAGCTCATGGAGATGGTCTGTTACTGATTGTTGCACCTATAGAGCTCAGTAATATAACATTTGCTAGTTCATCTAACttatttgatctatatgttgttttTTACCTGCAACACGAAGAGAAACACAAGCTCGATTAGTTCATAAATTTTAAAATTGTACATTTTGTATAACTAGTttgctgcccgtgcgttgccacggaaaaATAAAGCCCCTTTGACTCATATAGGATATGATTATTTTAGAAATATAGTAAAATTATAGGAAATAAGATGTCATGTATCTCAAATACTATAGGAAAAGACATCATTTGGGAATGGCTAAGAGTCAATCGACAGGAATTTTGATTTGGGCTAGTCAATTTGGCCTCGATCAGTTACAAGCGTTAGATAAAAAACGAACGGCCCAAATTATGTCTTCTTCCTCCAAACGTTTTACAGATCACATCGCtgcagcgtccgtcttcttcttcttcctcccgccgccTACTACCACCAGCCAGgccgcctgctgccgccgcccATGGCTTGCGGCGCTCTCATGGCCGCCTCGCCACATCGTCCTCCCCTCAACCTCCCACACCGCCGGTCTTGCCGCCTTCCCCAACCATCCCTTAGCCCCGGGCCTCACCGGTTTTTTCTCCGGCGAACTTGCACCacagcccccacccccaccctaagATAGATCATGGGGAAGCTTCTCCGGCTAGCCCCCCGCTACGGCTGTTTCTTCCTTCCCTCCGGTGCCTCCTTCCTTCTAGCAAAAATCCACTGACCATTCAGGCGACTGATGTTTAGCTATTGTGATGTTTCTTTTCATCAAGTCTTAAGTAATATATTTTTGTCTCTTGAAATGTGAAGGATAGAAACCAATCCGAATAGGCCCTCATTTTCCTAGTTTGCTTCACACTCTTATGCAAAAGAAATGATACCCAATTCAACTTCAACTCAAATATACCACACATAATAAGGCATGCTTTTTTCCCGTCTATACATGGTTTTGCTTTCTACTTGGCTCCACCCCACATTGGAAATCttcacctccctctccctctccctctctttctcgtCGTTGCCTGGCCCTGCTCTACTTCACCAAAAAAATAGAGAACACAAATATTGTTTTTGTTGTAGCCACACATAGACGCCAGGGAGTGTTTTCGGCAGCGTGCATGCATGACCTTATTATCTTGCTATTCATCTTAATAGACAAGTCAATCACATTCACATGAGACGTGAGGAGCTtttttcatacatcatgatcaaGAATATTGTTTATTTCTATCAATCTTCAATAAAACATGGACATAGCAAAAAGAGAGGATACATGCATTTGTTTCCTTAACTTAGGATGATGATTAAAATATCAAGGATAATCGTGTCTACCAATCCACTATCTAATTCTAATCCTAGACACATATATATCATTGCATCTTCTGAAAATCATCCCAATCTTTTGTACAACACAATGTTCAAGGCACACTGCAATAGCACATACATAACTGATAATTTATCAAATTTAGAAGAAAAAAAGACTTCCATTACCTGGGTGTCACTTTCGTTTTCATGATCTAAGGCATAACCATTGGAAGCAAATCCTGCAGTTCTATGTTCCCAAGCAGAAGAGCATTTGTGAAGCACACCTTCACACGCATGACAATATCAATCACCCCCCTCGAGTTTAGACCTGTCACATATGCACagaccaaaataaataaagacttCCGCAGAGACACATAACATTATCCAATAGCTAATACTTCTGAAAGTGAGCAACTTTTTTGAGAACTGGAATTTGCGGAAATTTGCTCTCTTGATGGCCTAATCAAGACGTACAATATGGTTGCTTGTGATTTGTATATTTCCAGCCGCTGGCAAAAACCTAGGAGTTGGATAAAGGTTCCATAAGTTTCAGTTGTATCTTTTTTCTTTAGCGGGAAAACATTCAGGCATACCCACCATTCACATGcatacattttttatttttttagaacaAACAGCATGTAAGTCAATCAGGAAAACTATCTCTGTAAATTATGCACAAACCAGCTGCCGTAAAGAGTTTTAAAAATCTAATGCAACATAGATCTGTGTATACTATCCTAAACTAATGGTTAGTATAAGCAGAGGCAAAGCTTTTGCCCTTTTTCACACGAACCATGAATGCATTTTCTACCACATCTGACGTTGCTACATCACATAATCGAAAAAATCTTGAAAGTGTCATATTCTACAAGTCTACCTGCCAGAAGTGAACTCAAACTGGATGGTTAAAAAAAATGGCCACTAATAACTTACACATCACATGGAAATTAATCAACTCACTTTTTGAGATTTACTTGACATATCGTGATGGAGACCTTGGAATATTATGTGCAGATTTTGAGGTTATGTTCCATGCACAAGAGATGGGATAGATAACACAACTAAGCAAACAAGTAACGAACTATTCTAAGTGTCCAGTTTAAGAAGATTATCTCCTGCTCATATAAACCATTCGACTAACAAAATCGAGTCATGTGTGAAATTTATTCCGCCAAGCACAAATATTTTATGATGAATTAGACACCAAATATTTACTTATTTGATTAGGGGGCTACCTCTAGAAATAGCAGCACATGAGTATAGAGTATATGACTACATATGCCAATTCTGAAGAAATTGAGCTGTTGTGTATGACCAACGTTGCATGTGTTCGCCacgactcggtggtcaccacgccggaaATGACCCTCACCTTGACATCTATCTGCAGGCAATCAACATGGTGGGTAGTGGTTAGTGGCAACAACTGAACTGACGGTCAGATCGCAGCAGCTAGCAGAATGGTCAGTTACCTTGGTGGAACCATACAGGTCATGGAGCCAAAAACATATGAAGCAAGATAGATAAAATTCAGACTGGCGACCAATCCATCTTCAGTTCCTGGCTTTACGACTAAAATCAGCACATCGGTCTGTGAGCTGTTCAACCTAGCTAGCCCGGTGAACCTGAATGACAATAAAGTTACCTCAATACTTTGATCCAGATTGAAGAAGGCTGTACAGACCCTCTCTACAGAAACATGTGCTATTGAAGAATAATATGTCATTGACGATCATGTATTCCTAATTTCCTATACACTTCCGATGCCCGTTGCAACTTCTCATACATAAGGAACATATGGTGCTCAGTGCTATAGGAAGGAAATATTGGTGCAGATGGCATGAATACAGCATCATACAAACAGCTAAGTATGAAAACCACCTTGTTGATCATGGCGCCGCCGAAGACCTGGAGCTGCCGCTTGAGAACACCCTGCTCATCTCCCGTCCTACGAAGAAGCAGAGGTCAGGGAGGCGCAGTACAGCACCGAGGGCAGCCATCGGTGATGGGAGGACCCTGGAGCCTGGTGTACTGAAAGCAGTAGCGTCGGCGTCCTCgtcgttggcggcggcgtcgtccagGAAATTGCCACATCTTCTAGGTCGATCCCTCAATCGGCGATGCGATGCGGCGTTCACTTGAGTGGAATGGGGGCGTGCACTTCTCCGCCTACAGCTCGCCGTGGAAGCCTTGGGCTGCTGGTAGCGCCAGAAATATGGTGCCCGGAGAGGCTGTGCCGCACCGGGGCGGCAGCGTGAGTGAGGCATTGAGCCCGTGCGCCGCTGGGGCACCGCCGCACCAGGACGCCGACCGGCAAGAGAGAAGGGGAAGAAGTCGACCTCCCATGGAGAATagggaggcagccaggcagggatgGGCGCGGACGGCGAGGACAAGGGAGCTCGCCGTCAACCAGGAAGACGGCGATGGCGGCCAACCATACTTTGTCCAGCAAGAAAGCCGCGGGTGACGACGGGTAGTCAAGACGGCGGCGGGTCGTAGGACGTGCGGGGAGTCGTGGACTCGTGGGTGGAGGTTGACTGCGTGCGTGGATGGTGGTTTCCGATTTGTACTcgctttttttttggttttttgtgcGTGAAATTTTCAATCGTGCGGGAGCGAGGGGTGAGACGAAGGGGGAGGAAACTGgttgaaccatcacgacgttcgattctcctttaatagtagagatttatGCTGGTTCCAGTCACAACATGCCAGCATCTAATCCTTGCAGCAACACCAGGACAAGACTTTGGA is a window encoding:
- the LOC123044892 gene encoding uncharacterized protein, translated to MPLAFLLASASSGLEVDETLMQSVHAKLPQSSAPSQQEESNGNNTPSRSWCFSPWARLLTSAFAASTGRTEQPLCWSRLCDSTSLFVCKLSSLVDLERRNRVLNFYIYLHKICKNIMLCKNMAVQSPEVKKLRHLPLPPPLG